CGACATTCCAGAGCAACCCCATGCCCACATCCTCGTTTCAACTCGTGATGTATTTGGCAAAAAAATTCGTGTTTTAGCTGATAAAAAAAGCGGAAGGGAAGAAATCAAAGAGATTCGCAAAAAATGGGAGATTTTATTGAATGAACAACTCGTTCCTCGCGGTTTTCCTCCGCTTTCGTGCGAAACAAAAGAAACACAGGACACTCTTGCAGCAGAAGAGGCAAAAAGAATTTTGGCAGTTGCAGCAAAAGAAATTCCAAAGATTAAGGCTGAAATCAAGTCATTGTCGAAATTTATACAACGGCAAGAACGTTTTGCTAAAGTCGGTTCTCTTGCTGCTAAAAGCCAAATTAGTCAAGTTGGATACGCAGCTACACAACAAACAACGCAAAAGGATGTGTATGATGCTCCAAGACAACGAATGTGATTGCGAAAAATGCCAACACGGCACACTTCACAAGCACATTCTCAAAAAATGGGTCAAAGTTGAAGATAAAAACTATCTTGTACGCGCTCGTCAGCTTGTTGTGACGTGCGACGCTCACCTTCGGCAGTTTGTCATCTACCAAGAGTATTTTGACGATTGCGAAGACCTTTTTGATCCCGTTTTCCAATTTGAAGCTTGTGAAGCTTACGCGCCAAGAGAGGCCGCAAATGATTAAAGAAAAAACGAAGCGTCTTCAAATGCTTGAAGAGCGTCTTGAAAACAAAGTCAAAGCGGCCAAAAAAGCCGCTGATGAACTTGAAGTGATTGAGCAACGCGCACAGAATCGTGCAAAGCAAAGAGAAAAGCGCCAAAGTGACAAAGACAGGTACACGCTTGGCCTTGTTCTTAAATTTGTCTATTT
The DNA window shown above is from Solidesulfovibrio carbinolicus and carries:
- a CDS encoding MobA/MobL family protein, with translation MAIYRLEVKMVQRSHGHSAVAAAAYRGCSRLIDEQTGEIQDYTRKEGHAYNEIIQPVGCEPITSNELWNKVENDETKINASLARDFLLTLPRELPSSVRKQLSIDFTEWLVERYNVQAELNIHEPTVEQRAKNASARCVPVDDIPEQPHAHILVSTRDVFGKKIRVLADKKSGREEIKEIRKKWEILLNEQLVPRGFPPLSCETKETQDTLAAEEAKRILAVAAKEIPKIKAEIKSLSKFIQRQERFAKVGSLAAKSQISQVGYAATQQTTQKDVYDAPRQRM